A genomic stretch from Vanrija pseudolonga chromosome 6, complete sequence includes:
- the abh1 gene encoding Alpha-ketoglutarate-dependent dioxygenase abh1, producing MAIVETHPAFRLAEKHFKNRSTAALPALRGLPSSLCLPLLDLARPAEEDDDSVWRAGWWSNVYTSEVPKPGKSRKRRNSRAVSNEPARGDRPELELDGMKRVFLADGKEGFLVAEGCVLVPGYLDVEQQKAFLLAALAEYTLSPNPKSLDTHYSLPPSLFHAYSTTPDLLISPKHLTLDESERNARSQAAEVNKGPRTLIETAPASKLGYDEVKRRNATWTGDDMSLKLNSKTAEALMKELRWANLGRVYQWSTKTYDFTARGNIAFPQDLEDVCRRIVSDTPWGEVYANVQEDAVPKFSTWPEDYKPDTGIVNYYQKNDTLMAHVDRSELDPARPLVSISLGHSAIFLLGTDSREDPPRPLILRSGDVLIMSGRGRQAYHGVPRIMEGTHAPHFLEADDDSIEMRAAKRWVANARININARQVFPPGFTVNDA from the exons ATGGCCATTGTAGAGACCCACCCGGCCTTCAGGCTCGCAGAGAAGCACTTCAAGAACCGCTCTACTGCCGCCTTACCTGCGCTGCGCGgcctgccgtcgtcgctgtgcTTACCGTTACTGGACCTCGCGCGGCctgccgaggaagacgacgactcAGTCTggcgcgcggggtggtggtccAACGTGTACACCAGCGAGGTGCCCAAGCCTGGCAAGTCTCGCAAGCGCCGCAACTCGCGGGCCGTGAGCAACGAGCCCGCGCGCGGTGACCgtcccgagctcgagctcgacggcatgaagcgcgtcttcctcgccgatGGCAAGGAGGGCTTCCTCGTCGCAGAGG GTTGTGTCCTCGTCCCTGGctacctcgacgtcgagcagcagaAGGCCTTCCTcctggccgcgctcgccgagtaTACCCTCTCGCCTAACCCCAAGTCGCTCGACACGCACTACTCGTTACCACCTTCCCTCTTCCACGCCTACTCTACCACGCCCGACCTCCTCATCTCGCCCAAGCACCTCACCCTGGACGAGTCGGAGCGCAATGCCCGCtcgcaggccgccgaggtcaacAAGGGCCCGCGTACCCTCATCGAGACGGCCCCGGCGAGCAAGCTCGGctacgacgaggtcaagcgcCGCAATGCGACTTGGACCGGCGACGACATGAGCCTCAAGCTCAACTccaagacggccgaggcgctgaTGAAGGAGCTCCGTTGGGCAAATCTCGGTCGTGTCTACCAG TGGTCAACCAAGACCTACGACTTCACAGCCCGTGGCAACATCGCCTTCCCTcaggacctcgaggacgtcTGCCGCCGCATTGTGTCCGACACCCCGTGGGGTGAGGTGTATGCCAACGTCCAGGAGGACGCCGTGCCCAAGTTCTCCACCTGGCCCGAGGACTACA AGCCCGACACTGGCATTGTCAACTACTATCAGAAGAACGATACTCTTATGGCCCATGTTGACCGTTCTGA GCTTGACCCCGCTCGCCCTCTCGTCTCAATCTC TCTTGGCCACTCTgccatcttcctcctcggcaccgacTCGCGTGAGGACCCTCCCCGCCCGTTAATCTTGCGCTCTGGTGACGTCCTGATCATGTCTGGCCGCGGCCGTCAGGCGTATCATG GCGTTCCGCGCATCATGGAgggcacgcacgcgccgcacttcctcgaggccgacgacgactcgatCGAGATGCGCGCGGCCAAGCGTTGGGTCGCGAACGCGCGCATCAACATCAACGCTCGCCAGGTGTTCCCGCCTGGCTTCACGGTTAACGACGCCTAA
- the CSE1L gene encoding Exportin-2: protein MQATPETLQALSSYLASTVAPEASTRRLAEESLRQGEKQQGFLQLVLEIVRSDATDMVVRQAGALYFKNTVKRLWGDDEEEEVKISEQDKQAVKAQLVPLMIALGTPQTAKLQSQIGEGLSTIASLDFPDKWEGLIDELVNSLTPDNFVVNNGVLATAHSIFKRWRHQFRTNKLFSEINFVLDRFCKPHFELFKHVDQLLSTPAGQPLPPNASLPLLAQALLLLIQIFHDLSSQDLPPFFEDNLGSFMGDDSQQGWLLKYLSWERPELKGDDDDEAPGPLQKIRASICEIAELYAQKYSDAYPQLGNFVNGVWQMLTTVGAGTREDVLVSRALKFLSVVVKMGNHRDMFAAKETLTAFCEKIILPNMSLREHEEEMFEDDPAEYIRRDLEPSAESDTRRAAATEFTQALMTNFEADVTSIIQGYITQFLQQYQQNPSANWKSKDTAIYLLTSIAARGSTAQRGVTSVNNFVDVVDFFGQNVFADLQAAPGTVHPILTVDAIKYLYTFRNQLTKDQLVSVLPLLVQHLSSDNYVVYTYAATTIERILFIKNESRQPLFTSVDVRPFAENILMAAFTSIERGDTPEKIAENDHLMKCVMRVIITARGELAPHYEAILTRLVNIIGQISKNPSNPRFNQYSFESISALIRFVCEVNPAALSTFEGALFGPAEVILAQDVTEFIPYIFQILAQLLELHAPNDLPSEYQQLLGPLLSASLWEQRGNVPALARIWKALLMRGASVVVANNQIPGLLGIFQRLIASKNNDVYGFEILQALYEFVPLDTMRAYTNDIFMLLLNRLQTKPSAQFSQAFVYFYTFLAAIDNVGPDAAISFVDGVQPGLFGNLMKGVVLPNTQKAPVKSRRVIEVGLTKYLTKSDAILVEPTVGFWTPIFLALLDLFALPQDLTYAGQDALNELDPEDTGFQASFSKLGASERQAHDPVRGVGNEKEYAASELARRSNERPGVLGPLIAQAQAAEPKTVGEFSQYLQSNGITIA from the exons ATGCAGGCGACGCCAGAGACACTCCAGGCGCTCTCCAGCTACCTCGCATCGACAGTCGCCCCAGAGGCATCGACACGCCGTCTGGCAGAGGAGTCGCTGAGGCAAGGGGAGAAGCAGCAGGGCttcctccagctcgtcctcgagatTGTTCGCTCCGATGCCACCGACATGGTCGTCCGCCAGGCAGGCGCTCTCTACTTCAAGAACACGGTCAAGCGTCTGTGgggtgatgacgaggaagaggaggtcAAGATCTCAGAGCAGGACAAGCAGGCCGTCAAGGCTCAGCTCGTCCCTCTAATGATCGCCCTTGGCACCCCTCAGACCGCAAAGCTCCAGAGCCAGATCGGAGAGGGCCTTTCGACCATTGCCTCGCTCGACTTCCCCGACAAGTGGGAGGGTCTCATTGAC GAGCTCGTCAACAGCTTGACCCCCGACAACTTTGTTGTCAACAATGGTGTGCTCGCCACCGCTCACTCTATCTTCAAGCG CTGGAGGCATCAGTTCCGCACCAACAAGCTCTTCTCTGAGATCAACTTTGTCCTCGACCGCTTCTGCAAGCCCCACTTCGAGCTCTTCAAGCATGTCGACCAGCTCCTCTCGACCCCTGCGGGACAGCCTCTCCCTCCCAacgcctccctccccctccttgCCCAggctctcctcctcctcatccagATCTTCCACGACCTCTCGTCCCAGGATCTTCCTCCATTCTTCGAGGACAACCTTGGCTCGTTCAtgggcgacgacagccagcAGGGCTGGCTCCTCAAGTACTTGAGCTGGGAGCGTCCAGAGCTCAAGGGTGAC gatgacgacgaggccccCGGCCCTCTCCAGAAGATTCGCGCTTCGATCTGTGAGATCGCCGAGCTGTATGCCCAGAAGTACTCGGATGCCTACCCCCAGCTGGGCAACTTTGTCAACGGTGTTTGGCAGATGCTCACCACCGTTGGTGCCGGTACCCGCGAGGATGTT CTCGTCTCTCGTGCGCTCAAGTTCCTCTCGGTTGTTGTCAAGATGGGCAACCACCGAGACATGTTCGCGGCCAAGGAGACCCTCACTGCGTTCTGCGAGAAGATCATTCTTCCCAACATGAGCCTTCGTG agcacgaggaggagatgtTCGAGGATGACCCGGCCGAGTACATTCGTCGCGACCTGGAGCCTTCAGCAGAGAGTgacacgcgccgcgcagccgccaccGAGTTCACTCAGGCTCTGATGACCAACTTCGAGGCCGACGTTACCAGCATCATTCAGGGTTACATCACCCAGTTCCTCCAGCAGTACCAGCAAAACCCGTCGGCCAACTGGAAGAGCAAGGACACTGCCATCTACCTGCTTACGTCTATTGCTGCTCGTGGATCGACTGCCCAGCGTGGTGTCACCTCTGTCAACAACTTTGTTGACGTTGTCGACTTCTTTGGCCAGAATGTCTTTGCGGACCTGCAGGCTGCTCCTGGCACCGTTCACCCCATTCTTACGGTGGACGCCATCAAGTACCTCTACACTTTCCGCAACCAG CTCACCAAGGATCAACTCGTCTCCGTCCTCCCCCTTCTGGTCCAGCACCTCAGCTCTGACAACTACGTGGTCTATACCTACGCTGCCACGACTATTGAGCGTATTCTCTTCATCAAGAACGAGAGCCGCCAGCCTCT CTTTACGTCGGTGGACGTTCGCCCCTTCGCCGAGAACATCCTCATGGCGGCCTTCACGAGCATCGAGCGCGGTGACACGCCTGAGAAGATCGCCGAGAACGACCACCTGATGAAGT GCGTTATGCGTGTCATCATCACCGCTCGTGGCGAGCTCGCTCCTCACTACGAGGCTATCCTCACTCGCCTGGTCAACATCATCGGCCAGATTAGCAAGAACCCTAGCAACCCGCGCTTCAACCAGTACAGCTTCGAGTCCATCTCCGCCCTCATCCGGTTTGTCTGCGAGGTTAACCCTGCGGCTCTTTCCACATTCGAGGGTGCTCTCTTCGGACCTGCCGAGGTCATCTTGGCTCAGGACGTTACTG AGTTCATCCCCTACATCTTCCAAATCCTTGCCCAGCTTCTTGAGCTGCACGCCCCCAACGACCTGCCAAGCGAGTACCAGCAGCTCCTTGGCCCATTGCTCTCTGCCTCTCTCTGGGAGCAGCGCGGCAACGTCCCTGCCCTGGCGCGTATCTGGAAGGCCCTCCTCATGCGTGGAGCTTCTGTCGTTGTCGCCAACAACCAGATCCCCGGTCTTCTTGGTATCTTCCAGCGTCTCATTGCGTCGAAGAACAACGACGTGTACGGCTTTGAGATCCTCCAGGCTCTGTACGAGTTTGTCCCTCT CGACACCATGCGCGCGTACACCAACGACATCTTCATGCTGCTCTTGAACCGCCTGCAAACCAAGCCTTCGGCCCAGTTTTCGCAGGCCTTCGTCTACTTCTACACCTTCCTTGCGGCCATTGACAACGTTGGACCTGACGCGGCCATCTCGTTTGTCGACGGTGTTCAGCCCGGTCTGTTCGGCAACCTCATGAAGGGTGTCGTTCTCCCCAACACCCAGAAGGCGCCTGTGAAGAGCCGTCGCGTGATCGAAGTAGGCTTGACCAAGTACCTGACCAAGTCGGACGCTATCCTTGTGGAGCCAACTGTTGGCTTCTG GACCCCCATCTTCCTTGCATTGCTTGACCTCTTTGCCCTTCCCCAGGACCTCACCTACGCTGGACAAGACGCCCTgaacgagctcgaccccgaggacaCTGGCTTCCAGGCGTCCTTCTCCAAGCTTGGAGCGTCGGAGCGCCAGGCACACGACCCAGTCCGTGGCGTCGGAAACGAGAAGGAGTAtgccgcgagcgagcttgCTCGCCGCAGCAATGAGCGTCCTGGTGTC CTGGGCCCTCTTATTGCCCAGgcccaggccgccgagcccaagaCTGTCGGCGAGTTCTCCCAGTACCTGCAGTCCAACGG TATCACCATTGCTTag
- the CDC25_1 gene encoding Cell division control protein 25, translating into MQLVSPALHPVPGGAASSSSSSSTIGGGATTTTTASQGSSSSNAGFSSPPTANGSSVLPNGSASASGSTLGVSASTSSSTLSSGRTARPASGEAQSSSRISAGYDDQSAAAAGSSSGAGTAQQATHRRVSSSVSSSAGGSRTRRPSTPRTPPSPPTRTSSLRPSSHVQAIHDFDPSIMPTNQSLTHNMYLSFRAGEVIRVHGRDPSGWWDGEVTSPRQEDDDRRIRRGWFPSNYVREVEWDEPRRSESSRSSHRQSSESTNMTSSSPGQTPRGVATLHGGGEGSAAARTIRHTHASHPSNASHVSHHSSQHSHSSSAASHHVRASQIHQRGSTDSTLGAPLSPALQTLLQPVQQSLSLLQSSIQSRRRLHIQPSAAQVISAIRTALLRMDCLSKESKTLAAHPVLAKERRYVLAELSKLVACAKLAGTENVDDESDDNGALESTGKAARSVFASVRRFLLHASEAGVSVAPLEVDSAAEISAVAVEHHSPTTVMSNNPSRMRVRTVSNTGSRIPLKSASVSDLRTAARRQADPPPPLPTSQSAGSGQGSRGAEDTFSPSLGSSSGRSSPVSVRSRRRASSHTRHGRSASFDMTQVETGSPEIDSTDSPAYVEADPPIKHYESGHAIHEAIAIAEDALLSIIASFLGHIHSHQFDSHPSSHAYVIELTRETVDRVRDALTIVEAVGRQAGMLGLSPREVNSLKIARDDLYDAASALVEAAEAVANVPFEKEEMDDIDPILLAEMERRYEEEKDNLLHATTSTLRASTECARVVRLCVPQAAGEPEFDSPNLSAGHGSPSLMSPRQGYAGLGLGIKGPGSLQSLARRATSLNQLHKRYQMDSVRVSAQSKRAEESEDDDDEEVVADSTDEDTTMRGDHHARPNSHPSPASSTPEPHDSTRRSSDVTFQSRSRSTSLSTPVASRVGGHKDSRSPSRSVDLTHDFDLPVRTHSRQSHEKRASSTLVSFGGSSGQTRTSLSQMSSPMPVGSEVQTPGLPDTPISLNSAFPSPSIVNGGEFPMEGGRVVNFTPPTGPTPARPAPPGRSPALPPAGEEKEGGDVRFWVVAHDYDPREVAYNSDGTLVGGTLRVLVEKLTPHDGPPDLHFAAVFWYTFRLFTTPEELLDTFITRFNLTPPPVVAGMGEAQLALWVERKLMPVRLRVYNSIKTWVDLHWRPASDDLVLEKLERFSEEVMLPTIPKMSTRLVETIKERRKSISVPSSGATTPGGRPSSIDRMRNSAITSMIQGAPNTIGQPPTPTIKSTLLSMLSKNPPPTNIPITDFDTLELARQLTIMESKLFANVAPEDLLMTGKKTIPALKALSTLSNQITGWVADSILNEQDAKHRAALVKFYIKLADKCLHLNNFSTLWAVMAGLNSSTILRLKKTWDVLSTKHRLNMDRLRGVIEHTKNHAVYRARLREVTGPCLPFLGLILSDITFTQDGNPNSRPSTLSPELQLVNQDKFAKLGRIAIDFRKYQVPFDLKELEPVQAFLKRVLTERGSGSLDALYRKSLLLEPRQGSERFSSAVEKPGWLRAQLQV; encoded by the exons ATGCagctcgtctcgcccgcgCTGCACCCGGTACCGGGGggcgcggccagctcgtcttcgtcgtcgtcgacaataggcggcggcgcgacgacgacgacgacggccagccagggcagtagcagcagcaacgccGGCTTTtcatcaccacccaccgcaAACGGATCTTCAGTCTTGCCAAATggcagcgcaagcgcaagcggcAGCACGCTGGgcgtgtcggcctcgacatcgagctcgacgctgAGCTCGGGCAGGACAGCGCGCCCtgccagcggcgaggcgcagagcagctcgcgcatcTCGGCCGGATACGATGATCAAtcagccgcggcggcgggtagTTCATCTGGCGCCGGCACAGCCCAGCAGGCAACGCACCggcgcgtgtcgtcgtccgtgtcgtcgtcggctggtgGCTCGCGGACACGGCGAccaagcacgccgcgcaccccgccatcaccgccgacgagaaCGAGCTCGCTCCGCCCGTCAAGCCACGTCCAGGCGATCCACGACTTTGACCCCAGCATCATGCCCACAAACCAGTCCCTCACACACAACATGTACCTCTCGTTCCGGGCCGGTGAGGTGATCCGCGTCCACGGCCGCGACCCCTCTGGATGgtgggacggcgaggtcacCTCCCCACGGcaagaggacgacgacagacgGATCAGGAGAGGATGGTTCCCCAGCAACTATgtccgcgaggtcgagtggGACGAG CCTAGAAGATCAGAATCTTCACGCAGCAGCCATCGCCAGAGCTCCGAGTCGACCAACatgacctcctcgagcccCGGACAGACACCACGGGGTGTTGCGACTctgcacggcggcggcgaggggtcggcagcggcacgcaCCATCCGGCATACCCACGCATCACACCCGTCCAATGCGTCGCATGTGTCACACCACAGCAGCCAGCATTCGCATTCATCATCAGCCGCGTCACATCACGTTCGTGCGTCACAGATACATCAACGGGGATCGACAGATTCGACGCTCGGTGCACCGCTGTCACCGGCACTCCAGACGCTTCTTCAGCCAGTGCAGCagtccttgtccttgttgCAAAGTTCAATTCagtcgcggcgccgccttcACATCCAGCCTTCGGCCGCGCAGGTAATTTCCGCCATTCGCACCGCGCTCCTGCGCATGGACTGCTTAAGCAAGGAGAGCAAGACGTTGGCCGCACACCCGGTCTTGGCCAAGGAAAGACGATACGTCCTCGCAGAATTGAGCAAGCTCGTAGCGTGCGCCAAGCTCGCTGGAACGGAGAATGTCGATGACGAATCCGACGACAATGGCGCATTGGAGTCGACTGGCAAggcagcgcgcagcgtgtTTGCATCGGTCCGCAGATTCCTCTTACATGCCAGCGAGGCTGGCGTGTCGGTCGCcccgctcgaggtcgactcggcggccgagatttccgccgtcgccgtcgagcaccacTCGCCCACGACGGTGATGAGCAACAACCCATCACGGATGCGCGTCCGGACGGTGTCCAACACTGGGTCACGGATCCCTCTCAAGTCGGCTAGCGTCAGCGACctccgcaccgccgccagaaGACAAGCGGACCCGCCACCCCCACTCCCCACGAGCCAATCTGCGGGGTCGGGGCAGGGCTCGCGGGGTGCAGAGGACACCTTCTCGCCGTCCCTTGGTTCTTCATCAGGCCGGTCGTCACCCGTGTCGGtgcgctcgcgtcgccgcgcctcgtcgcacACAAGACACGGTAGAAGCGCGTCGTTTGACATGACCCAGGTCGAAACCGGCTCGCCCGAGATTGATTCCACAGACAGTCCTGCCTACGTCGAAGCCGACCCGCCCATCAAGCACTACGAGTCGGGCCACGCCATCCACGAGGCGATTGCCATTGCCGAGGACGCCCTCTTGTCGATTATCGCGAGCTTCCTCGGCCACATTCACAGCCACCAGTTTGATTCGCACCCGTCTAGCCACGCATACGTGATTGAGCTCACACGCGAGACGGTCGACCGCGTGCGTGATGCGCTCACCattgtcgaggccgtcggccGCCAGGCAGGCATGTTGGGTTTAAGTCCTCGCGAAGTCAACAGTCTCAAGATTGCTCGCGACGACCTGTACGACGCGGCTTCGGCCCTCGttgaggctgccgaggccgtcgccaacGTCCCGTTCGAGAAGGAGGAAATGGACGATATTGACCCAATCCTCCTTGCAGAAATGGAGCGGCGctacgaggaggagaaggacaaCCTCCTGCATGCCACGACATCGACACTGCGTGCCAGCACCGAGTGCGCGCGGGTCGTTCGTCTCTGCGTCCCGCAGGCGGCTGGTGAGCCCGAGTTCGACTCGCCGAATCTCTCAGCCGGGCACGGTTCCCCAAGCCTCATGTCACCTCGCCAAGGCTATGCCGGCCTGGGTCTGGGCATCAAGGGCCCTGGTTCTCTGCAGAGCCTTGCGCGCCGTGCAACCAGCTTAAACCAGCTCCACAAGCGCTACCAGATGGACAGCGTTCGTGTCAGTGCCCAGAGCAAGCGTGCCGAGGAGtcggaagacgacgacgacgaggaggtcgttgCCGACAGCACGGACGAGGATACGACCATGCGCGGCGACCACCACGCACGTCCCAACTCTCACCCTTCCCCGGCATCTTCTACGCCAGAGCCCCACGACAGTACCCGCCGCTCGTCCGATGTCACCTTCCAGTCGCGCAGCCGGTCAACGTCGTTATCTACACCGGTTGCCTCCAGGGTTGGAGGGCACAAggactcgcgctcgccatcgcgtTCGGTGGACCTTACGCACGACTTCGACCTGCCGGTCCGAACGCACTCGAGACAGAGCCACGAGAAGCGCGCCTCTTCAACTCTGGTGTCGTTTGGCGGCTCGTCCGGGCAGACGCGCACCTCGCTCTCGCAGATGTCGTCGCCGATGCCTGTTGGCAGCGAGGTCCAGACCCCCGGCCTCCCGGACACTCCGATCTCGCTCAACTCGGCGTTCCCGTCCCCCAGTATCGTCAATGGCGGCGAGTTCCCCATGGAGGGCGGCAGAGTCGTCAACTTTACGCCGCCGACTGGTCctacgccggcgcggcctgCGCCTCCCGGTCGCAGCCCAGCGCTCCCGCCGGctggcgaggagaaggagggtGGCGATGTTCGTTTCTgggtcgtcgcgcacgactACGACCCTCGCGAGGTGGCGTACAACTCGGACGGTACTcttgtcggcggcacgctgcgtgtgctcgtcgagaagcTTACCCCGCACGACGGACCTCCCGACCTCCACTTTGCTGCCGTGTTCTGGTACACCTTCCGCCTGTTCAccacgcccgaggagctgctcgacacgtTCATCACGCGTTTCAacctcacgccgccgcccgtggTTGCCGGTATGGGCGAGGCCCAGCTTGCACTGTGGGTTGAGCGCAAGCTCATGCCCGTTCGCCTGCGTGTGTACAACAGCATCAAGACGTGGGTCGACTTACATTGGAGACCGGCAAGCGACGACCTggtgctcgagaagctcgagagGTTTTCCGAGGAGGTCATGCTGCCGACGATCCCCAAGATGTCGACACGTTTAGTCGAGACAATCAAGGAGCGGAGAAAGTCGATTTCTGTGCCCAGCTCGGGTGCGACGACGCCTGGTggccgcccgtcgtcgatTGACCGTATGCGCAACTCGGCCATCACGAGCATGATCCAGGGCGCGCCCAACACGATTGGCcagccgcccacgccgacaaTCAAGAGCACGCTGCTCTCCATGCTGTCCAAGAACCCGCCGCCAACCAACATTCCCATCACCGACTTTGACActctcgagctggcgcgccaGCTCACGATTATGGAGAGCAAGCTGTTCGCCAACGTCGCCCCCGAGGACCTGCTCATGACTGGCAAGAAGACGATCCCGGCCCTCAAGGCGCTATCGACGCTGTCAAACCAGATCACTGGCTGGGTCGCCGACAGCATTCTCAACGAGCAAGACGCCAAGCACCGTGCCGCGCTGGTCAAGTTCTACATCAAGCTGGCCGACAAGTGTCTGCACCTCAACAACTTTTCGACGTTGTGGGCTGTGATGGCCGGCCTGAACAGCAGCACGATCCTGCGCCTGAAGAAGACATGGGATGTGCTGAGCACCAAGCACCGTCTCAACATGGACCGGCTGCGCGGTGTCATTGAGCACACAAAGAACCACGCGGTGTACCGTGCGCGCCTGCGTGAGGTCACCGGGCCGTGCCTCCCGTTCTTGGGCCTCATCCTTAGTGACATTACGTTCACGCAGGATGGCAACCCCAACTCGCGCCCGAGCACGTTATCGCCCGAGCTGCAGCTTGTCAACCAGGACAAGTTTGCCAAGCTCGGCCGTATCGCAATCGACTTTAGGAAGTACCAGGTGCCGTTCGACCTCAAGGAGTTGGAGCCGGTGCAGGCGTTCCTCAAGCGGGTCCTCACCGAgcgtggcagtggcagcttGGACGCGCTGTACCGCAAGAGTCTGTTACTCGAGCCCCGGCAGGGCAGCGAGCGGTTCAGCAGCGCGGTGGAGAAGCCTGGATGGCTGCGTGCGCAGTTACAAGTGtag
- the 20H10.080 gene encoding NADH-ubiquinone oxidoreductase 21 subunit yields the protein MRGASILRNAAQAATQAAAKPKPMSADHTLYHLQPTGFWKKFRDVLVVNPEISSGLPLQDKHRMPPPASRTERYATPATAASDVAFNQYYDRDTRRAYPQTSVVTQTELSELLLASPTLAAVEAPKTEVATEAAPLTAVLAKLPEGTAFVAAGIQTGSATGLPPTPPSLKDNGKWEPKAGAYIPRAPYQYFPMVGYV from the exons atgcGCGGCGCCTCGATCCTCCGTAAcgccgcccaggccgccacccaggccgccgccaagcccaagcccatGTCGGCGGACCACACGCTGTACCACTTGCAGCCTACT GGCTTCTGGAAGAAGTTCC GCGACGTTCTTGTCG TCAACCCCGAGATCTCGTCCGGTCTTCCCCTGCAGGACAAGCACCGCATGCCTCCTCCTGCGTCGCGCACCGAGCGCTACGCTAcccccgcgacggcggcgtcggacgTTGCCTTCAACCAGTACTACGACCGCGAC ACCCGCCGCGCATACCCCCAAACCTCGGTCGTGACGCAGACCGAGCTCtccgagctgctcctcgcctcgcccacccttgccgccgtcgaggccccCAAGACGGAggtcgcgaccgaggcggcacCCCTgacggccgtgctcgccaagctgcccgagggcacggcgttcgtcgccgccggcatccaGACTGGCTCGGCCACCGGCCTcccgcccacccccccaAGCCTCAAGGACAACGGCAAGTGGGagcccaaggccggcgcctacatcccccgcgcgccgtacCAGTACTTCCCTATGGTGGGATACGTTTAG
- the CNM01460 gene encoding Translationally-controlled tumor encodes MIIYQDIITGDELVSDAYDPKEIDDVAYEVDCELIIVKEGDVDIGGNPSAEEAEEALENGATQVNNVVHSFRLQSTVFDKKSYLTYLKGYMKAVKAELEKSNPERVPIFEKNAQAFAKKIIGNFKDYEFYVGESMNPDGQVALLNYREDGTTPYFTFWKDGLKKQKI; translated from the exons ATGATCATCTACCAGGACATCATcaccggcgacgagctcgtctcGGACGCTTACGACCC CAAGGAGATCGACGACGTTGCCTACGAGGTTGACTGCGAGCTCATCAtcgtcaaggagggcgatgTTGACATCGGAGGCAACCCCTCGGCtgaggaggctgaggaggcTCTTGAGAACGGTGCCACCCAGGTCAACAACGTTGTCCACTCGTTCCGTCTCCAGTCGACCGTCTTCGACAAGAAG TCGTACCTCACCTACCTTAAGGGCTACATGaaggccgtcaaggccgagctcgagaagtCCAACCCCGAGCGTGTCCCCATCTTCGAGAAGAACGCCCAGGCCTTCGCCAAGAAGATCATCGGCAACTTCAAGGACTACGAGTTCTACGTCGGCGAGTCGATGAACCCCGACGGCCAGGTCGCTCTCCTCAACTACCGTGAGGACGGCACCACCCCCTACTT CACCTTCTGGAAGGACGGCCTCAAGAAGCAGAAGATCTAA